A stretch of Gymnodinialimonas phycosphaerae DNA encodes these proteins:
- a CDS encoding universal stress protein, whose protein sequence is MQNATILILVGKHFDESDLARRLEALRTVAAHAVVFIVGERPPFPYYALGVPMYGTTVIPPEWQDEITANEAALKEKADQVEQLLARHDVSGEVTTLACEVGQVSAAIARAAMVCDMAVIGDDLREPTPFFRQVTNGVLFDSPIGFILNDKASSTALAPETVFVAWNTELNAARAVHQTLPLMRSAKEVIVGIFDPVMTEYGDGEEPGADLAKWLTHHGCTVTVRQFPSGGHEIGEAILERSKECGADLVVMGAYCHSRAREAILGGTTRTMVEQTGQAVFMAH, encoded by the coding sequence ATGCAAAACGCCACGATCCTGATCCTCGTCGGCAAGCATTTCGACGAGAGCGATCTGGCCCGCAGGCTGGAAGCCCTTCGCACAGTCGCGGCCCATGCGGTCGTTTTCATCGTGGGCGAAAGGCCTCCGTTTCCCTACTATGCCTTGGGTGTACCGATGTACGGCACCACCGTTATCCCGCCCGAATGGCAAGATGAGATCACCGCGAATGAGGCGGCCCTCAAGGAGAAGGCCGATCAGGTAGAGCAGCTTCTGGCACGTCACGATGTTTCCGGTGAGGTCACGACACTTGCTTGCGAAGTCGGGCAGGTGAGCGCGGCAATCGCCCGCGCCGCGATGGTCTGCGACATGGCCGTGATCGGTGATGACCTGCGAGAGCCCACGCCATTCTTCCGGCAGGTGACCAACGGGGTGCTCTTCGATTCGCCCATCGGGTTCATTCTGAACGATAAAGCTTCTTCCACTGCCTTGGCGCCCGAAACCGTCTTCGTGGCCTGGAACACCGAATTGAACGCAGCCCGTGCGGTGCATCAGACCTTGCCGCTTATGCGCTCTGCCAAGGAAGTGATCGTCGGCATCTTTGACCCGGTGATGACAGAATACGGCGATGGGGAAGAACCGGGCGCCGATCTGGCCAAATGGCTGACGCACCATGGCTGCACGGTGACAGTACGGCAGTTTCCCAGCGGTGGACACGAAATTGGCGAGGCAATTCTTGAACGCTCAAAGGAATGCGGCGCCGATCTGGTCGTAATGGGCGCCTACTGCCATTCACGTGCGCGCGAAGCCATCTTGGGCGGCACAACGCGCACGATGGTCGAACAGACCGGGCAAGCCGTCTTCATGGCGCACTAG
- the ftsH gene encoding ATP-dependent zinc metalloprotease FtsH translates to MDKQKRFNWGFWLFAAVLWLALQIWLGYRSVLPLQYSEFLTHLESGNITEVTVTETLIEGRFATPVDEADYFVTNRVDPDFAEDLAQYDLVFTGASDQTWLTTLISWIMPVLLFFGLWMVLIRRMSGGQGFGSLVNIGKSKAKVYLETQTGVTFDNVAGVDEAKAELQEIVSFLQDREKYGRLGAHIPKGILLVGPPGTGKTLLARAVAGEAGVPFFSISGSEFVEMFVGVGAARVRDLFEQARQAAPCIIFIDELDALGRARSAVSGYGGGDEKEQTLNQLLSELDGFDPRVGIVLLAATNRPEVLDAALLRAGRFDRQIVVDRPERKGRAAILKVHMKGVSVADDVDLDQVAAITTGFTGADLANLVNEAAIVATRRDGDKVTMADLTAAVERIVAGTERKSRVLGTSERERVAHHEMGHALAAAHVAHADPVHKVSIIPRSIGALGYTMQRPTEDRFLITFSELKDRMVVLMAGRAAEDLIFHEVSTGASDDLAKVTDIARECVTRFGMTADVGQAVLERQLGQYLDQHAFVTQGKDYSEATAREVDLAVRKLIAAAYDDAKAILQAHLSDLKDGASLLLEKETLTPDDFAPIARASRGRSVQTAG, encoded by the coding sequence ATGGACAAGCAAAAACGGTTCAACTGGGGCTTCTGGCTATTTGCGGCGGTGCTGTGGCTCGCACTGCAAATCTGGCTGGGGTATCGCAGCGTTCTGCCGTTGCAATACAGCGAATTTCTGACCCATTTGGAAAGTGGCAACATCACGGAAGTGACCGTGACCGAAACGCTGATCGAGGGACGGTTTGCCACCCCGGTCGACGAGGCGGACTACTTCGTCACCAACCGTGTCGACCCGGATTTCGCGGAGGATCTGGCGCAATATGATCTGGTCTTCACCGGGGCCTCGGACCAGACGTGGCTGACGACGTTGATTTCCTGGATTATGCCGGTGCTGCTGTTCTTCGGGCTTTGGATGGTCCTGATCCGCCGGATGTCGGGAGGGCAGGGGTTTGGCAGCCTCGTGAATATCGGCAAGTCCAAGGCGAAGGTGTATCTGGAGACGCAGACCGGTGTCACCTTCGACAATGTGGCGGGCGTGGACGAGGCCAAGGCCGAGCTTCAGGAAATCGTCTCGTTTCTACAAGACAGGGAAAAATACGGCCGCCTCGGCGCGCATATCCCGAAGGGTATCCTGCTGGTGGGCCCCCCCGGCACCGGCAAGACGCTTTTGGCGCGCGCGGTGGCAGGCGAAGCGGGCGTGCCGTTCTTCTCCATCTCCGGCTCGGAATTCGTGGAGATGTTCGTAGGCGTGGGTGCTGCAAGGGTGCGCGACTTGTTCGAGCAGGCCAGACAAGCGGCGCCCTGCATCATCTTTATCGATGAACTGGACGCGCTTGGGCGCGCACGCTCGGCCGTCTCGGGCTATGGCGGCGGGGATGAGAAAGAGCAGACCCTGAACCAGCTGCTGTCCGAGTTGGACGGCTTCGATCCGCGCGTGGGCATCGTGCTGCTGGCGGCCACCAACCGGCCCGAGGTTCTGGACGCGGCGTTGCTGCGCGCGGGGCGGTTCGACCGCCAGATCGTGGTCGACCGACCAGAGCGCAAGGGGAGGGCGGCGATTCTGAAGGTCCACATGAAGGGCGTCAGCGTGGCCGATGACGTCGATCTGGACCAGGTGGCGGCGATCACAACGGGCTTCACCGGTGCGGATCTGGCCAATCTGGTGAACGAGGCGGCCATCGTCGCCACGCGCCGCGACGGCGACAAGGTCACGATGGCGGATCTGACCGCAGCGGTTGAACGCATCGTGGCAGGCACCGAGCGGAAGTCCCGCGTTCTGGGTACGTCCGAGCGCGAGAGGGTCGCCCACCACGAAATGGGCCATGCCCTTGCGGCGGCGCACGTGGCCCACGCAGATCCGGTGCACAAGGTCTCGATCATTCCGCGCTCCATCGGGGCGTTGGGATACACGATGCAGCGCCCGACGGAAGACCGCTTTCTGATCACCTTCTCCGAATTGAAGGACCGTATGGTCGTGCTGATGGCGGGGCGCGCGGCGGAGGATCTGATCTTCCACGAAGTCTCTACCGGGGCGTCGGATGACCTGGCGAAAGTGACGGATATCGCGCGCGAATGCGTCACCCGTTTCGGGATGACCGCAGATGTGGGACAGGCCGTTTTGGAACGGCAACTGGGACAATATCTGGACCAGCATGCTTTTGTGACTCAAGGTAAGGATTACTCCGAGGCGACCGCGCGCGAGGTCGATCTGGCAGTGCGCAAATTGATCGCCGCGGCCTATGACGATGCCAAGGCGATCCTGCAAGCGCATTTGAGCGACCTCAAGGACGGCGCGTCGCTTTTGTTGGAGAAAGAGACTCTGACGCCGGATGACTTCGCCCCGATTGCCCGTGCTTCGCGGGGGCGGTCGGTTCAGACGGCAGGTTGA
- a CDS encoding HdeD family acid-resistance protein, producing MTDKIYRFSDDAPERSFQRMRKGMFWAGVVMIALGVAALAVPWVTSLVVSIFIGWLLAIAGSASMIGSMALRGTGLIGWQALAGLASFVAGLLLLIYPTQGLVALTALVALVLLLTGAAQGAFAFWMRPLPGWIWGLLSALVSIVLGIVILASLPEASAIVLGIFVGIDFLSTGLALVLIARSVA from the coding sequence ATGACTGACAAGATCTACCGGTTCTCTGATGATGCCCCCGAGAGATCCTTCCAAAGGATGCGCAAGGGAATGTTCTGGGCGGGGGTGGTGATGATCGCCTTGGGGGTTGCTGCCCTGGCGGTGCCTTGGGTCACTTCGCTGGTCGTCAGCATCTTTATCGGATGGCTCCTGGCGATTGCCGGGAGCGCCTCGATGATCGGGTCGATGGCCTTGCGCGGCACGGGATTGATTGGCTGGCAGGCGCTTGCCGGGCTGGCGAGCTTCGTCGCAGGTCTTTTGCTACTGATCTACCCGACGCAAGGCCTTGTGGCGCTGACCGCTTTGGTGGCGCTCGTCCTGCTTCTGACGGGGGCGGCGCAGGGGGCGTTCGCATTCTGGATGCGGCCCCTGCCCGGATGGATCTGGGGGCTACTGTCGGCTTTGGTCAGCATAGTCCTGGGTATCGTCATCCTGGCGAGCCTGCCTGAGGCGTCCGCCATCGTCCTGGGCATCTTTGTTGGGATAGATTTCCTCAGTACCGGTCTGGCCTTGGTGCTGATTGCGCGGTCAGTCGCCTAG
- a CDS encoding chaperone modulator CbpM, giving the protein MTDSHDLVAMSELIEAISLIELCRICGSRADWIIQLVDEGILEPEGTRRTGWRFDSASITIVRKVQRLQSDLDVNIPGIAVVLSLVDENARLKRRVQALDRATQVTIPMPDAPPE; this is encoded by the coding sequence ATGACGGACTCACACGATCTCGTGGCGATGAGCGAGTTGATTGAAGCGATCTCTCTGATTGAATTGTGCCGCATCTGCGGGTCACGGGCCGACTGGATTATCCAGTTGGTGGATGAGGGCATTCTGGAGCCAGAGGGCACCCGCCGCACCGGATGGCGGTTCGACAGCGCCAGCATCACCATCGTGCGCAAGGTGCAACGGTTGCAAAGTGATCTGGACGTGAACATTCCCGGCATCGCCGTGGTCTTGTCGCTGGTTGACGAAAACGCGCGCCTGAAGCGGCGGGTGCAGGCGCTGGACCGCGCCACGCAAGTCACCATACCGATGCCCGATGCGCCCCCCGAATGA
- a CDS encoding DnaJ C-terminal domain-containing protein, with product MEYKDYYKILRVERGASQDDIKRAYRKLVRKYHPDVNTGPDAAAAEVKFKDVGEAYEVLQDPEKRAAYDQLGANWKEGQSFRPPPDWDDGFEFSGGGYTQADPEAFSSFFENLFARRGAQGASMGARAQGPSMRSERQFHAAGQDHHAKIVIDLDEAYNGGTRDFTLRAPELDASGHVVLRERKVRVAIPKGVKEGQHIRLAGKGAPGIGRGQPGDLYLEVALREDPIYRVEGRDVFMDLPITPWEAALGAHVDLRTPGGKVDLKIPKHAQSGKKLRLKGRGIPGKPAGNFYAVLKIVIPPTETDKGRALYEQMAEEMDFDPRKGMGG from the coding sequence ATGGAATACAAGGATTATTACAAGATACTGAGGGTGGAGCGGGGCGCCAGCCAAGACGACATCAAGCGCGCCTATCGCAAATTGGTGCGCAAGTACCATCCCGATGTGAACACTGGCCCCGACGCCGCCGCGGCCGAGGTGAAGTTCAAGGACGTCGGTGAGGCCTATGAGGTTTTACAAGATCCCGAAAAGCGCGCGGCCTATGACCAGTTGGGCGCCAACTGGAAGGAGGGTCAATCCTTCCGTCCCCCCCCCGATTGGGACGACGGGTTCGAGTTTTCAGGCGGCGGCTATACGCAAGCCGATCCGGAGGCGTTCAGCTCCTTCTTCGAGAATCTGTTCGCGCGCCGTGGCGCCCAAGGCGCAAGTATGGGGGCGCGCGCTCAAGGCCCTTCCATGCGGTCAGAGCGGCAGTTTCATGCCGCCGGCCAGGACCACCACGCCAAGATCGTGATCGATCTGGACGAGGCTTACAACGGCGGCACCCGCGATTTCACCCTGCGCGCGCCCGAGCTTGACGCAAGCGGCCACGTCGTCCTGCGTGAACGCAAGGTGCGGGTTGCGATCCCGAAGGGGGTGAAAGAGGGCCAGCACATTCGCCTTGCCGGAAAAGGCGCACCCGGGATCGGACGGGGGCAGCCGGGGGACCTCTATCTTGAAGTCGCCCTGCGCGAAGATCCGATCTACCGGGTCGAGGGGCGGGACGTCTTCATGGATCTGCCCATCACCCCCTGGGAGGCCGCCCTCGGTGCCCATGTCGATCTGCGCACCCCCGGAGGCAAAGTGGATTTGAAAATTCCCAAACATGCGCAATCGGGCAAGAAGCTGCGCCTCAAGGGGCGGGGCATTCCGGGCAAGCCCGCGGGCAATTTCTACGCGGTACTCAAGATCGTCATTCCTCCGACGGAAACGGACAAGGGACGCGCGCTTTATGAACAGATGGCGGAAGAGATGGATTTCGATCCCCGCAAGGGAATGGGAGGCTAA
- a CDS encoding universal stress protein, with the protein MTVKNILIAYSGWDASQSPLKHALKIATDHDAWLTGVVGHGRSRVLSMLGGQAPREVLETIQKTEASEIARVKEVFMELVGQQGRADFADIFDVVDQDGATVASIARTYDLVVTAPQTHDAVEKHMSASPDMIALQSGRPVLVVPNDYDAPGLSTHVAVAWDGKRAAARAIGDAMSMLEEKGKVTVLTIGKTTPPGTDRLITNLKRHGINAEHSQRTKSGSIGDTILKATQEIGADLIVMGAYEHSKFSHDLFGGVTTDVIAGSKVPVLMSH; encoded by the coding sequence GTGACCGTAAAGAATATCCTCATTGCCTATTCGGGTTGGGATGCTTCGCAGAGCCCCCTGAAACACGCGCTGAAAATCGCAACCGACCATGATGCCTGGCTGACCGGCGTTGTGGGGCACGGAAGATCGCGGGTCCTCAGCATGTTGGGGGGACAGGCCCCGCGGGAGGTTCTGGAAACCATCCAGAAGACCGAAGCCAGCGAGATCGCGCGCGTGAAAGAGGTCTTCATGGAGTTGGTGGGCCAGCAAGGACGTGCCGATTTCGCAGATATCTTTGATGTCGTCGATCAGGACGGCGCGACTGTTGCCAGTATTGCGCGTACCTATGATCTGGTCGTCACTGCGCCACAAACCCACGATGCCGTCGAAAAGCACATGTCAGCCAGCCCCGACATGATTGCGCTTCAGTCGGGCCGCCCGGTTCTTGTCGTGCCGAACGACTACGACGCGCCGGGCCTATCGACCCATGTGGCCGTGGCGTGGGACGGAAAACGCGCCGCTGCGCGGGCGATTGGCGACGCCATGTCGATGCTGGAAGAGAAAGGTAAAGTCACCGTTTTGACCATCGGCAAGACCACGCCGCCGGGCACGGATCGCTTGATCACAAATCTCAAACGCCATGGAATCAATGCAGAGCATTCGCAACGCACCAAATCCGGCAGTATCGGTGATACGATCCTGAAAGCGACGCAGGAAATCGGTGCCGACCTTATCGTGATGGGCGCATACGAGCATTCGAAGTTCTCCCATGATCTGTTCGGCGGCGTTACCACGGATGTGATCGCGGGCTCGAAGGTTCCCGTACTGATGTCACACTAA
- a CDS encoding sigma-70 family RNA polymerase sigma factor, protein MMDPQHIENLLARVQMGDRKAFSELYSATSAKLFGICLRVLKDRALAEDVLQDVFVKIWNKADKYRVTGHSPMTWLITVARNQAIDRLRARGPVTSDIDEVVPIAAAGLGPEGQAIAADEARRVIACLNELEGDRAAAVRGAYLDGQSYADLALRFNVPLNTMRTWLRRSLMNLKECLSR, encoded by the coding sequence ATGATGGACCCTCAGCATATCGAAAACCTACTCGCACGCGTTCAGATGGGCGATCGGAAAGCGTTTTCCGAGTTGTATTCGGCAACCTCCGCGAAACTTTTTGGCATTTGCCTGCGTGTCTTGAAGGACCGCGCATTAGCGGAGGACGTCTTGCAAGACGTTTTCGTCAAGATTTGGAACAAGGCAGACAAGTATCGCGTAACCGGCCACAGCCCGATGACATGGCTGATCACGGTGGCCCGCAACCAGGCGATCGACCGCCTGCGCGCGCGGGGCCCAGTCACCTCGGATATCGACGAGGTAGTGCCGATCGCCGCCGCAGGCCTCGGGCCGGAAGGTCAAGCCATCGCCGCGGATGAGGCACGGCGTGTCATCGCCTGCCTCAATGAATTGGAGGGCGACCGTGCGGCTGCCGTGCGCGGTGCTTATCTGGACGGCCAATCCTATGCGGATCTGGCCCTGCGGTTTAACGTGCCGCTGAATACGATGCGAACATGGCTGCGCCGTAGCCTTATGAACCTGAAGGAGTGTTTGTCGCGGTGA
- a CDS encoding anti-sigma factor, which produces MTHPTDISPDDNALAAEYALGLLSPEEVTAFEARLRTDTSLFALVAAWQSEFAALAEAEVAPVVPPSALQSRIEATLFTDTRPRTWSPLAIWRSLALAGFATSLALAGLLFFGPMSTVDPRPAFVAQLAPITGDAQFVALYDPDAATLRVQQAAGTPALDRVQELWLIAGEAAPVSLGLLAGDGTTTISIAEDLQTLLTQAVLAVSDEPPGGSPTGAPTGDVLAAGPVISL; this is translated from the coding sequence GTGACGCACCCAACCGACATATCGCCCGATGACAATGCCCTCGCCGCGGAATACGCGTTGGGCTTGCTGTCCCCTGAAGAGGTGACGGCCTTCGAGGCGCGTCTGCGGACGGACACGTCGCTTTTTGCGTTGGTTGCGGCGTGGCAGTCAGAATTCGCCGCACTTGCCGAGGCCGAGGTCGCCCCGGTGGTGCCGCCTTCAGCCCTCCAATCCCGGATCGAAGCCACCCTGTTCACGGATACGCGCCCCAGAACGTGGTCGCCGCTGGCGATCTGGCGCAGTTTGGCCTTGGCAGGTTTTGCAACCAGTCTGGCCCTGGCAGGGCTTCTTTTCTTCGGGCCGATGTCGACGGTTGACCCGCGGCCCGCCTTCGTGGCGCAATTGGCGCCGATCACGGGCGACGCGCAGTTTGTGGCCTTGTATGATCCTGACGCGGCCACGCTTCGGGTCCAACAGGCTGCCGGGACCCCCGCGTTGGACCGGGTGCAAGAGCTTTGGCTGATTGCAGGAGAGGCCGCGCCAGTGTCACTTGGCTTGCTGGCCGGGGATGGAACGACGACGATCTCCATTGCCGAGGACCTGCAGACGCTTCTGACGCAGGCGGTCCTTGCCGTGTCCGATGAACCGCCCGGCGGCTCGCCGACTGGGGCGCCAACCGGCGATGTTCTGGCAGCTGGCCCAGTAATCTCCCTTTAA
- a CDS encoding fasciclin domain-containing protein, translating into MTLNSHFLARPLAAALTGGAMVTLVASGAVAQSNPTVGGAPMLAERNIVENAVNSPIHTTLVAAVVEAGLAETLSGEGPFTVFAPTDDAFAALPEGAVAALLEPANRGRLTQILTCHVVAAEAFSSAIGGMIADDGGAHPIETVGGCVFTARMMNGQIMIEDEQGRMATVTIADVDQSNGVIHVIDTVLLPSAS; encoded by the coding sequence ATGACCCTGAATTCCCATTTCCTCGCCCGCCCCCTTGCTGCCGCCCTGACCGGTGGCGCGATGGTCACCCTTGTGGCCTCTGGTGCGGTAGCGCAGTCCAATCCGACAGTCGGCGGCGCCCCCATGTTGGCCGAGCGCAATATCGTCGAGAACGCCGTGAACTCACCCATCCACACGACCCTCGTGGCTGCCGTGGTCGAGGCAGGTCTGGCCGAAACCCTTTCGGGTGAAGGTCCCTTCACCGTATTCGCACCCACCGATGATGCCTTCGCAGCCCTGCCCGAAGGAGCCGTTGCGGCACTTCTGGAGCCCGCCAACCGGGGCCGTCTGACGCAAATCCTGACCTGTCACGTGGTGGCAGCTGAAGCCTTCTCCTCGGCCATTGGCGGCATGATCGCCGATGACGGCGGCGCACATCCGATCGAAACGGTTGGTGGCTGCGTGTTCACGGCCCGGATGATGAACGGTCAGATCATGATCGAAGACGAACAGGGCCGCATGGCCACCGTCACGATCGCGGACGTCGATCAATCGAACGGCGTCATTCACGTGATCGACACCGTTCTGTTGCCTTCTGCGTCGTAA
- the msrB gene encoding peptide-methionine (R)-S-oxide reductase MsrB — protein sequence MIRRHFLLTTAAASILGASSRTGMADVVAEGPFEVTRTEAEWRTLLSDDAYAVMREGATERAYSSPLHEEFRAGVFHCKGCDLPLYASETKFDSGTGWPSFTEAILGAIGTMEDRSFIFQIRTECHCRRCGSHLGHILDDGPPPAGLRHCLNGLSLTFRPAA from the coding sequence ATGATCAGACGTCACTTTCTCTTGACCACTGCCGCCGCGTCCATTCTTGGTGCAAGCTCCCGAACCGGGATGGCAGACGTCGTGGCCGAAGGACCGTTTGAAGTCACCCGGACGGAGGCCGAGTGGCGCACCCTGCTCAGTGACGACGCCTATGCCGTCATGCGTGAAGGCGCGACGGAGCGCGCCTATTCCAGCCCCCTGCACGAAGAATTTCGCGCGGGCGTATTCCACTGCAAGGGATGCGACCTGCCGCTCTACGCGTCAGAGACGAAATTCGACAGCGGCACCGGATGGCCAAGCTTCACCGAAGCGATCCTCGGCGCCATCGGCACGATGGAAGACCGCAGTTTCATCTTTCAGATCCGCACGGAGTGCCATTGCCGCCGCTGCGGCAGCCATCTGGGCCATATCCTTGACGACGGACCACCGCCCGCAGGACTGCGCCATTGCCTGAATGGCCTGTCACTGACTTTTCGGCCGGCAGCCTGA
- a CDS encoding DUF4394 domain-containing protein: MITRFTTASIAALLATGAAQADGHANLMGYALTNDGMTLVTMASIADPVAAMMFDLSAQVDAIAYRPVTGELLGFSTDGMIYAIDPMSGEMTDLEARFADDAMIARSATAFDFNNAIDAVRAVGSDGANLVYFPADFGDGDERANSVLRFTDAFYGEADANAGADPMIFANAYTNAISGMTAESTFQYALDAQTDALVSLANNAGELTTVAPVTVDGMAVDLAAAGGFDIVSPEEGTDMAYAILQMEGAETSGLYSVDLETAEATLLADLGMGGITGFAVSQTGM, translated from the coding sequence ATGATCACCCGTTTCACCACCGCTTCCATTGCCGCCCTGCTTGCCACCGGTGCCGCCCAGGCCGACGGCCACGCCAACCTGATGGGCTACGCGCTGACAAACGACGGCATGACGCTTGTAACAATGGCCAGCATCGCCGACCCGGTCGCAGCGATGATGTTCGACCTTTCCGCGCAGGTCGACGCGATTGCCTACCGCCCCGTCACGGGCGAGCTGTTGGGCTTCTCGACCGATGGGATGATCTACGCGATTGACCCGATGTCCGGAGAAATGACAGATCTGGAAGCGCGCTTCGCGGACGACGCGATGATCGCCAGGTCCGCAACTGCATTCGACTTCAACAACGCCATCGACGCAGTGCGCGCGGTAGGTTCTGATGGGGCAAACCTGGTCTACTTTCCCGCAGACTTCGGCGATGGAGATGAGCGCGCCAATTCCGTGTTGCGCTTTACGGATGCCTTCTATGGTGAGGCCGACGCAAACGCAGGCGCGGACCCGATGATCTTCGCCAATGCCTACACCAATGCCATCTCTGGCATGACCGCGGAAAGCACGTTCCAATATGCGCTGGATGCCCAAACCGACGCGCTGGTCAGCCTTGCCAACAATGCTGGCGAATTGACGACTGTGGCGCCCGTGACGGTCGACGGCATGGCCGTGGATCTGGCGGCGGCGGGTGGCTTCGACATCGTCTCGCCAGAGGAGGGCACGGATATGGCCTACGCAATCTTGCAGATGGAAGGCGCCGAGACATCCGGCCTTTACAGCGTCGACCTGGAAACGGCCGAGGCAACTCTGCTGGCCGATCTCGGGATGGGGGGCATCACGGGCTTCGCCGTCTCGCAAACCGGAATGTAA